In Pseudomonas sp. Leaf58, one DNA window encodes the following:
- a CDS encoding SfnB family sulfur acquisition oxidoreductase, which translates to MTTNIITDDSQALAVAEDIAQQLRRDSALRDRERRLPHAELELFTRSGLWAISVPKAFGGAGVSNVTLAKVIARIAQADGSLGQIPQNHFYALEVLRVNGTPEQQQRLYAEVLAGRRFGNALAELGTKTANDRTTRLSRDGEGFRINGRKFYSTGAIYAQRIPTSVIDEQGVQQLAFVPADSQGLQVIDDWSGFGQRTTGSGSVVFDNVHVDAADVVPFQSAFERPTPVGPLAQILHAAIDTGIARAAYEDALHFVRTRSRPWVDSGLDNATDDPLTLKSFGHLAIRLHAAEALLERAGEYLDRARDDSTADNVAAASIAVAEARAISTEIALAAGTTLFELGGSQATLAEHNLDRHWRNARVHTLHDPVRWKYHAIGNYYLNGANPPRRGTI; encoded by the coding sequence ATGACTACAAATATCATTACCGACGACAGCCAAGCCCTGGCTGTCGCCGAAGACATTGCCCAACAACTGCGTCGCGACAGCGCCCTGCGTGACCGCGAGCGCCGCCTGCCGCACGCCGAACTCGAGCTGTTCACCCGCTCCGGCCTATGGGCCATCAGCGTGCCCAAGGCCTTCGGCGGTGCTGGCGTATCCAACGTCACCCTGGCCAAGGTCATCGCCCGTATCGCCCAGGCCGACGGCTCGCTCGGGCAGATCCCGCAAAACCATTTCTACGCACTGGAAGTGCTGCGGGTAAACGGTACGCCCGAACAGCAACAGCGCCTATATGCCGAGGTACTGGCAGGCCGCCGCTTCGGCAACGCCCTGGCCGAACTGGGCACCAAAACCGCCAACGACCGCACCACCCGCCTGAGCCGTGACGGCGAGGGTTTCCGCATCAATGGCCGCAAGTTCTATTCCACCGGCGCCATCTACGCCCAGCGCATTCCTACCTCGGTCATCGACGAACAGGGCGTGCAGCAGCTGGCCTTCGTCCCGGCCGACAGCCAGGGCCTGCAGGTGATCGACGACTGGAGCGGCTTCGGCCAGCGCACCACCGGCAGCGGCTCGGTGGTGTTCGACAACGTGCACGTCGATGCCGCCGACGTGGTGCCGTTCCAAAGCGCCTTCGAGCGCCCCACCCCAGTCGGCCCGCTGGCGCAGATCCTCCACGCTGCAATCGACACCGGCATCGCCCGCGCGGCCTATGAAGATGCCCTGCACTTCGTGCGCACCCGCAGCCGCCCCTGGGTCGATTCCGGCCTGGACAACGCCACGGACGACCCGCTGACGCTGAAAAGCTTCGGCCACCTGGCGATACGCCTGCATGCTGCCGAGGCCCTGCTGGAGCGTGCCGGCGAATACCTCGACCGCGCCCGTGACGACAGCACTGCCGACAACGTGGCCGCCGCCTCCATCGCCGTGGCCGAAGCACGCGCCATCAGCACCGAAATTGCCCTGGCGGCCGGCACCACCCTGTTCGAACTGGGCGGCAGCCAGGCCACCCTGGCCGAACACAACCTCGACCGCCACTGGCGCAATGCCCGCGTGCACACCCTGCACGACCCGGTGCGCTGGAAGTACCACGCCATCGGCAATTACTACCTCAACGGGGCCAACCCGCCGCGCCGAGGGACCATCTGA
- a CDS encoding LLM class flavin-dependent oxidoreductase: MAKQILLNAFNMNCIGHINHGLWTHPRDTSTQYKTLDYWTDLARLLERGLFDGLFIADIVGTYDIYGQSLDVTLKESIQLPVNDPLLLVSAMAAVTRHLGFGLTANLTYEAPYLFARRLSTLDHLSNGRVGWNIVTGYLDSAAQAMGLAQQPEHDRRYDQADEYLQVLYKLLQGSWADDAVLADRQQRVYAHPDKVRKVSHQGEFYKVEGYHLCEPSPQRTPVLFQAGSSPRGLAFAGNHAECVFISGQDKAATRAQVDKVRAAAQAAGRDPQAVKVFMGITLIVAATEQQAQAKHAEYLRHASAEAGVAHFAASTGIDFAAYELDEPIAFSQGNAIQSATRQLQDNAWTRRRLLQQHALGGRYVTLVGAPEQVAEQLIAWLDETGLDGFNLTRTVTPESFEDFIDLVIPQLQQRGRYKTAYAEGTLREKLFQADHPHLPADHPGAAYRFTPTPAPTGALHHA; the protein is encoded by the coding sequence ATGGCCAAGCAGATTCTGCTCAATGCCTTCAACATGAACTGCATCGGGCACATCAACCACGGCCTGTGGACCCATCCACGGGACACCTCGACCCAATACAAGACCCTGGATTACTGGACCGACCTGGCACGCTTGCTTGAGCGAGGCCTGTTCGACGGGCTGTTCATCGCCGATATCGTCGGCACCTACGACATCTACGGGCAGTCGCTGGACGTCACCCTCAAAGAGTCGATTCAGCTGCCGGTCAACGACCCGTTGCTGCTGGTCTCGGCCATGGCCGCCGTCACCCGCCACCTGGGTTTCGGTCTTACCGCCAACCTCACCTACGAGGCGCCCTATCTGTTCGCCCGGCGCCTTTCCACCCTGGACCATCTGAGCAATGGCCGAGTGGGCTGGAACATCGTTACCGGCTACCTCGACAGTGCCGCCCAGGCCATGGGCCTGGCGCAGCAGCCCGAGCACGACCGCCGCTACGACCAGGCCGACGAATACTTGCAGGTGCTGTACAAACTGTTGCAAGGCAGCTGGGCCGACGATGCCGTGCTCGCCGACCGCCAGCAGCGCGTGTACGCCCACCCCGACAAAGTGCGCAAGGTTAGCCACCAGGGCGAGTTCTACAAAGTCGAGGGCTACCACCTCTGCGAACCCTCGCCGCAGCGCACGCCAGTGTTGTTCCAGGCTGGCAGCTCACCACGTGGCCTGGCTTTCGCCGGTAACCACGCCGAGTGCGTGTTCATCAGTGGTCAGGACAAGGCCGCTACTCGCGCCCAGGTCGACAAGGTACGTGCCGCTGCCCAGGCCGCAGGTCGCGACCCACAGGCAGTCAAGGTGTTCATGGGCATCACGCTGATCGTCGCCGCCACCGAGCAACAGGCCCAGGCTAAGCACGCTGAGTACCTGCGTCATGCCAGCGCCGAGGCTGGGGTCGCGCACTTCGCCGCCTCTACCGGCATCGACTTCGCCGCCTACGAGCTGGACGAGCCAATCGCCTTCAGCCAGGGCAACGCCATCCAGTCCGCCACGCGCCAGTTGCAGGACAACGCCTGGACCCGCCGACGCTTGCTGCAACAGCACGCCCTGGGGGGCCGTTACGTAACCTTGGTCGGTGCGCCCGAACAGGTGGCCGAGCAACTGATTGCCTGGCTCGATGAAACTGGCCTGGACGGCTTCAACCTGACCCGCACCGTAACGCCGGAAAGCTTCGAAGATTTCATCGACCTGGTGATCCCGCAGTTGCAACAGCGTGGCCGCTACAAGACCGCCTACGCCGAAGGCACCCTACGCGAGAAGTTGTTCCAGGCCGACCACCCGCACCTGCCCGCCGACCACCCTGGCGCGGCTTACCGCTTTACCCCCACCCCTGCCCCGACTGGAGCCCTGCACCATGCTTGA
- the tcyN gene encoding L-cystine ABC transporter ATP-binding protein TcyN encodes MIEVKGLTKQFKGQTVLNGIDLNVQPGEVVAIIGPSGSGKTTFLRCLNLLETPDAGQIQIGAISIDANRPLGGQQSAIRRLRQQAGFVFQNFNLFPHRTALENVIEGPVIVKKTPREQAIDLGRRLLAKVGLAGKEDAYPRRLSGGQQQRVAIARALAMEPEVILFDEPTSALDPELVGEVLATIRGLAEEKRTMIIVTHEMSFARDVANRVIFFDKGVIVEQGEAKALFAAPKEERTRQFLRKFLGTAASE; translated from the coding sequence ATGATTGAAGTCAAAGGCCTGACCAAGCAGTTCAAGGGCCAGACCGTGCTCAACGGTATCGACCTGAATGTGCAGCCCGGCGAAGTGGTGGCCATCATTGGCCCCAGCGGTTCGGGCAAGACTACCTTCCTGCGCTGCCTCAACCTGCTGGAAACCCCCGATGCCGGGCAGATCCAGATCGGCGCCATCAGCATCGATGCCAACCGCCCATTGGGTGGGCAGCAGAGTGCGATACGCCGCTTGCGCCAACAGGCGGGGTTCGTGTTCCAGAACTTCAACCTGTTCCCTCACCGCACCGCCCTGGAGAACGTGATCGAGGGCCCGGTCATCGTCAAGAAGACCCCCCGCGAGCAGGCCATCGACCTTGGCCGGCGCCTGCTGGCCAAGGTTGGCCTGGCGGGCAAGGAAGATGCCTACCCCCGGCGCCTGTCCGGTGGCCAGCAGCAGCGGGTGGCCATCGCCCGCGCCCTGGCCATGGAGCCGGAGGTGATCCTGTTCGACGAACCGACCTCGGCGCTGGACCCGGAGCTGGTAGGTGAAGTGCTGGCGACCATCCGCGGTTTGGCCGAGGAGAAGCGCACCATGATCATCGTCACCCATGAGATGAGCTTTGCCCGGGATGTAGCGAACCGCGTGATCTTCTTCGACAAGGGGGTGATCGTGGAACAGGGTGAGGCCAAGGCGCTGTTCGCGGCGCCGAAGGAAGAACGCACCCGGCAGTTTTTGCGCAAGTTCCTTGGGACTGCGGCTTCCGAGTAA
- the tcyJ gene encoding cystine ABC transporter substrate-binding protein: MSKFAKPLLNASLALLLGAGLLSQAFAGEQLKTIQEKGVINVGLEGTYPPFSFQDENGKLTGFEVELSELLAKELGVKAKVQPTKWDGILAALESKRLDVVINQVTISEERKKKYDFSEPYTISGIQALILKKKAEQLGIHKAADLAGKKVGVGLGTNYEQWVKKDVPQADVRTYEDDPSKFADLRNGRIDAILIDRLAALEYAQKAKDTELAGDAFSRLESGVALRKGEPELLAAINKAIDKLKADGTLAKLSEKYFGADVTK, from the coding sequence ATGTCGAAATTCGCCAAACCGCTACTCAATGCCAGCCTGGCACTGCTGCTGGGTGCCGGCCTGCTCAGCCAGGCCTTCGCCGGCGAGCAGCTGAAGACCATCCAGGAAAAAGGCGTGATCAACGTCGGCCTCGAAGGTACTTACCCACCGTTCAGTTTCCAGGACGAGAACGGCAAGCTGACCGGCTTCGAAGTGGAGCTGTCCGAGCTGCTGGCCAAGGAACTGGGGGTCAAGGCCAAGGTTCAGCCCACCAAGTGGGACGGCATCCTCGCCGCGCTGGAATCCAAGCGCCTGGACGTGGTGATCAACCAGGTGACCATTTCCGAAGAGCGCAAGAAGAAGTACGACTTCTCCGAGCCCTACACCATCTCCGGCATCCAGGCGCTGATCCTGAAGAAGAAGGCCGAGCAGTTGGGCATCCACAAGGCCGCCGACCTGGCCGGCAAGAAGGTTGGCGTGGGCCTGGGTACCAACTACGAGCAATGGGTCAAGAAAGACGTACCGCAAGCCGATGTACGCACTTATGAAGACGACCCAAGCAAGTTCGCCGACCTGCGCAACGGCCGCATCGATGCCATCCTGATCGACCGCCTGGCGGCGCTGGAATATGCGCAAAAAGCCAAGGACACCGAGCTGGCCGGCGACGCCTTCTCGCGCCTGGAAAGCGGCGTGGCCCTGCGCAAGGGCGAGCCTGAGCTGTTGGCGGCAATCAACAAGGCCATCGACAAGCTCAAGGCTGACGGCACGCTGGCCAAGCTGTCCGAGAAATACTTCGGTGCTGATGTCACCAAATGA
- a CDS encoding MetQ/NlpA family ABC transporter substrate-binding protein has translation MLEKLFRPVAAIALTLGLSASTLAAEPLKIGTTAAFAIPLEAAVEEAHKQGLEVKLIEFSDWIAPNVSLNSGDIDVNYFQHIPFLENAKAAAGFKLVPYAPGIINNVGLYSKKYPSFAELPEGASVAIANDPINSGRGLQLLAKAGLITLKPGVGYKATEDDIVANPKKLKILQVEAVQLVRAYDDADLVQGYPAYIRLANTFDASSALLFDGLENKEYVIQFVIRPQSKDDPRLAKFVDIYQHSPAVRAALDKAHGKLYQAGWEG, from the coding sequence ATGCTTGAAAAACTGTTCCGGCCCGTCGCGGCCATAGCCCTCACCCTCGGCCTGTCCGCCAGCACCTTGGCTGCCGAACCACTGAAGATCGGTACCACCGCCGCCTTTGCCATCCCCCTGGAAGCCGCCGTGGAAGAAGCGCACAAGCAAGGGCTGGAAGTGAAGCTGATCGAGTTCAGCGACTGGATCGCGCCCAATGTCAGCCTCAACAGCGGCGACATCGACGTGAACTACTTCCAGCACATCCCGTTCCTGGAAAACGCCAAGGCTGCCGCAGGCTTCAAGCTGGTGCCCTACGCCCCGGGCATCATCAACAACGTCGGCCTGTACTCGAAAAAGTACCCAAGCTTCGCCGAGCTGCCCGAAGGCGCCAGCGTGGCCATCGCCAACGACCCGATCAACAGCGGCCGTGGCTTGCAGTTGCTGGCCAAGGCCGGGTTGATCACCCTCAAGCCTGGGGTCGGCTACAAGGCCACCGAGGACGATATCGTCGCCAACCCGAAAAAGTTGAAGATCCTCCAGGTCGAGGCGGTGCAGCTGGTGCGTGCCTATGACGATGCCGACCTGGTGCAGGGCTATCCGGCATACATCCGCCTGGCCAACACCTTCGATGCCAGCTCGGCATTGCTGTTCGATGGCTTGGAAAACAAGGAGTACGTGATCCAGTTCGTCATTCGCCCGCAAAGCAAGGATGACCCGCGCCTGGCCAAGTTCGTCGACATCTACCAGCACTCGCCAGCCGTGCGCGCGGCCTTGGACAAAGCCCACGGCAAGCTTTACCAGGCCGGCTGGGAGGGCTGA
- a CDS encoding SfnB family sulfur acquisition oxidoreductase produces MSSQANTQFHSDLDSSPLLLPAKVLRNDAEALQAAREVAKVAREQAARRDQQRKLPWAEIELFTRSGLGSISVPKAHGGPEVSFETVAEVFRLISAADPALGQIPQNQFGMLQLLRLAATEAQQAVIFRSVLDGWRIGNAGPERGTKDTLTLKAKITRAGDSYRISGEKFYSTGALFAHWVAVKALDDEGRQRLAFVRRGSPGLRIVDDWSGFGQRTTASGTVLLDQVPVEAELVIDNWRQRDIPNIQGAASQLIQAAIDAGIAEAAIEDAISFVREKSRPWVEANVDRASDDPYVIADIGRLKLELHAAEALLGKAARVLDEVNAAPIDAASAARASIAVAEAKVLTTEIALQASEKLFELAGSRATLAEFNLDRHWRNARVHTLHDPVRWKYHAVGAYHLNGTLPARHSWI; encoded by the coding sequence ATGTCCAGCCAAGCCAATACCCAATTCCATAGCGATCTCGACAGCTCGCCCCTGCTGCTGCCTGCCAAGGTACTGCGCAACGATGCCGAGGCCCTGCAAGCAGCGCGCGAAGTGGCCAAGGTGGCCCGCGAGCAGGCCGCCCGTCGCGACCAGCAACGCAAGCTGCCGTGGGCCGAGATCGAGCTGTTCACCCGCAGCGGCCTGGGCAGCATCAGCGTACCCAAGGCCCATGGCGGCCCCGAAGTGTCGTTCGAGACCGTGGCCGAAGTGTTCCGCCTGATCAGCGCCGCCGACCCGGCCCTGGGGCAGATCCCGCAGAACCAGTTCGGCATGCTGCAGTTGCTGCGCCTGGCCGCCACCGAAGCGCAACAAGCGGTAATCTTCCGCAGCGTGCTCGACGGCTGGCGCATCGGCAATGCCGGCCCCGAGCGTGGCACCAAGGACACCCTCACCCTCAAGGCGAAAATCACCCGCGCCGGCGACAGCTATCGCATCAGCGGCGAAAAGTTTTATTCCACCGGCGCCCTGTTCGCCCACTGGGTGGCGGTAAAAGCACTGGACGACGAAGGCCGCCAGCGCCTGGCATTCGTGCGCCGGGGCAGCCCGGGGCTGCGCATCGTCGATGACTGGTCCGGGTTCGGCCAGCGCACCACCGCCAGCGGCACCGTGCTGCTCGACCAAGTACCGGTGGAAGCCGAGCTGGTGATCGACAACTGGCGCCAGCGCGACATTCCCAATATCCAGGGCGCGGCCTCGCAACTGATCCAGGCGGCAATTGACGCCGGTATCGCCGAAGCGGCGATCGAAGATGCCATCAGCTTCGTGCGCGAAAAGTCCCGGCCATGGGTTGAGGCCAACGTGGACCGTGCCAGTGACGACCCCTATGTGATTGCCGACATCGGCCGCCTGAAACTTGAACTGCACGCCGCCGAAGCGTTGCTGGGCAAAGCTGCGCGAGTGCTCGACGAGGTGAATGCCGCGCCGATCGACGCAGCCAGTGCAGCGCGGGCGTCGATTGCGGTGGCCGAGGCCAAGGTGCTGACTACCGAAATCGCCCTGCAGGCCAGCGAGAAGCTGTTCGAGCTGGCTGGCAGCCGCGCCACCCTCGCCGAGTTCAACCTCGACCGGCACTGGCGCAATGCTCGGGTGCACACCCTGCATGACCCCGTGCGCTGGAAGTACCACGCGGTCGGGGCTTACCACCTTAACGGCACACTGCCTGCGCGGCATTCCTGGATCTAA
- a CDS encoding methionine ABC transporter ATP-binding protein, producing MSQASALRAPTPQPLPPTAREHALRPEANQAHVRFIGLGKTYPGQVQPALQGIDLNIRHGEIFGIIGRSGAGKSSLLRTINRLERPSQGRVLVDQVDIAPFDEDHLVALRRRIGMIFQHFNLMSAKTVWENVELPLKVAGVAKAERQRKVRELLELVGLQEKHKVYPAQLSGGQKQRVGIARALVHDPEILLCDEATSALDPETTASILELLRDINQRLGLTIVLITHEMAVIRDICHRVVVLERGAVVEQGEVWRVFGTPRHEVTRTLLAPLQAKLPAALQASLRAGPAGRDSAVVLKLTLLGEPELSALFNDLGGRVRLLQGGVETIGEHALGRLILSVQHSPHDTHQLLERARRWAEDVEVLGHVV from the coding sequence ATGAGCCAGGCCAGCGCGCTCAGGGCGCCCACCCCACAACCACTGCCGCCAACGGCCAGGGAGCACGCCCTGCGCCCAGAGGCCAATCAAGCCCACGTGCGCTTCATCGGCCTGGGCAAGACCTACCCGGGCCAGGTGCAACCAGCCTTGCAAGGCATCGACCTGAATATCCGCCATGGCGAAATCTTCGGCATCATTGGCCGCAGCGGTGCCGGCAAGTCATCGCTGCTGCGCACCATCAACCGCCTGGAACGACCCAGCCAGGGCCGGGTGCTGGTCGATCAGGTGGACATTGCGCCGTTCGACGAGGACCACCTGGTAGCCCTGCGCCGGCGCATCGGCATGATCTTCCAGCATTTCAACCTGATGTCGGCCAAGACCGTGTGGGAAAACGTCGAGCTGCCCTTGAAGGTGGCCGGCGTCGCCAAGGCCGAACGCCAGCGCAAGGTGCGTGAACTGCTGGAGCTGGTCGGCCTGCAGGAAAAGCACAAGGTGTACCCGGCGCAGTTGTCGGGCGGGCAAAAGCAACGGGTGGGCATTGCTCGGGCACTGGTGCACGACCCCGAGATCCTGCTGTGCGACGAGGCCACCTCGGCACTGGACCCGGAAACCACCGCTTCAATCCTGGAACTGCTGCGCGACATCAACCAGCGCCTGGGCCTGACCATCGTGCTGATCACCCACGAGATGGCAGTGATCCGCGATATCTGCCATCGGGTGGTGGTGCTGGAGCGCGGTGCTGTGGTTGAGCAGGGCGAGGTCTGGCGGGTATTCGGCACACCGCGCCACGAGGTCACCCGTACCCTGCTCGCGCCATTGCAAGCCAAGTTGCCTGCTGCACTGCAAGCCAGCCTGCGGGCAGGCCCAGCGGGCCGCGACAGTGCCGTGGTGCTGAAGCTGACCCTGCTCGGCGAACCGGAGCTATCGGCCCTGTTCAACGACCTGGGCGGGCGCGTGCGCCTATTGCAGGGCGGTGTGGAAACCATTGGTGAGCATGCCCTGGGACGGTTGATCCTGTCGGTGCAGCACTCGCCGCACGACACCCACCAATTGCTTGAACGTGCCCGCCGCTGGGCCGAGGACGTGGAGGTATTGGGCCATGTGGTTTGA
- the tcyL gene encoding cystine ABC transporter permease, which yields MIAESLQLVVDSTPFLLKGAGYTVLLSVGGMFFGLVLGFALALMRLSKLLPLNWLARVYVSFFRGTPLLVQLFVIYFGMPQIGIELDPIPASLIGLSLNMAAYICEILRAAISSIDRGQWEAAASIGMTRVQAMRRAILPQALRTALPPLGNSFISLVKDTALAATIQVPELFRQAQLITARTFEVFTMYVAVAVIYWVLCSILAHFQNRMEARVNQHDQEH from the coding sequence ATGATTGCTGAAAGCCTGCAACTCGTTGTCGACTCCACGCCCTTCCTACTGAAGGGCGCGGGTTATACCGTGCTGCTTAGCGTTGGCGGCATGTTCTTCGGCCTGGTGCTGGGCTTTGCCCTGGCGCTGATGCGGCTGTCGAAGCTCTTGCCGCTGAATTGGCTGGCGCGGGTCTACGTGTCGTTTTTCCGCGGCACGCCGCTGCTGGTGCAACTGTTCGTGATCTATTTCGGCATGCCGCAGATCGGCATCGAGCTGGACCCGATCCCAGCGTCGCTGATTGGCCTGTCGCTGAACATGGCCGCCTACATCTGCGAAATCCTGCGCGCGGCGATCTCCTCGATCGACCGTGGCCAGTGGGAAGCTGCCGCCAGTATCGGCATGACCCGCGTCCAGGCCATGCGCCGGGCGATCTTGCCTCAGGCCTTGCGCACGGCACTGCCACCGTTGGGCAACAGCTTTATCTCATTGGTCAAGGACACCGCCCTGGCGGCGACCATCCAGGTGCCCGAGCTGTTCCGCCAGGCCCAACTGATTACCGCGCGTACCTTCGAAGTGTTCACCATGTATGTGGCGGTGGCGGTTATCTACTGGGTGCTGTGCAGCATCCTCGCGCACTTCCAGAACCGCATGGAAGCGCGGGTCAACCAGCATGACCAGGAGCATTGA